In Meiothermus ruber DSM 1279, the following proteins share a genomic window:
- the cas1 gene encoding CRISPR-associated endonuclease Cas1 — translation MTLHLTEQSSTLRLSQGRLRVELDEQTLAELPARKVRGVVVWGNVRLTTPALAFLLRQGVPVLYATLEGQLYGQAQAPQSLAPEVLRAQLLAQQNPLPLAQGFLLGKLRSGQMLLERLARQAPITPQQAEIEAALEALPQARSLEALRGIEGNAARAYFAGLQAVLAPYGFSGRNRRPPTDAVNAALSYGYMVLLGRVLLALGIAGLHPELGLLHTEGRRVPALAFDLMEEFRVSVVDAVVIAAFLRSELTPQQHSEARNGGVYLNEAGRKALLRRLEERFSQEAQHPKGFRKPYQELIETQAARLKAAILGREPYTPFYLWR, via the coding sequence GTGACCCTCCACCTCACCGAGCAATCCTCCACCCTGCGCCTCTCCCAGGGCCGCCTGCGGGTGGAGCTCGACGAGCAAACCCTGGCCGAACTGCCCGCCCGCAAGGTGCGGGGGGTGGTGGTCTGGGGGAATGTGCGGCTGACCACCCCGGCCCTGGCCTTCCTGTTGCGGCAGGGGGTTCCGGTGCTGTACGCCACCTTGGAGGGCCAGCTTTACGGGCAGGCCCAGGCGCCCCAAAGCCTCGCACCCGAGGTGCTGCGGGCCCAGCTTCTGGCACAGCAAAACCCCCTTCCGCTGGCGCAGGGCTTTTTGCTGGGCAAGCTGCGTTCGGGGCAGATGCTGCTCGAGCGCCTCGCGCGCCAGGCCCCCATCACACCCCAGCAGGCCGAGATAGAGGCCGCCCTCGAGGCGCTGCCCCAGGCCCGGAGCCTCGAGGCCCTGCGCGGTATCGAGGGCAACGCCGCCCGCGCCTACTTTGCCGGGCTGCAAGCGGTACTAGCGCCCTACGGCTTTTCCGGGCGCAACCGCCGCCCCCCCACCGATGCCGTGAATGCCGCGCTCTCCTATGGCTACATGGTGTTGCTGGGCCGGGTGTTGCTGGCCCTGGGCATAGCTGGCCTGCACCCCGAGCTGGGCCTGCTGCACACCGAGGGCCGCCGGGTCCCCGCCCTGGCCTTCGACCTGATGGAGGAGTTTAGGGTTTCGGTGGTGGACGCGGTGGTAATTGCGGCCTTTTTACGCAGCGAGCTAACCCCCCAGCAGCACAGCGAGGCCCGCAACGGCGGGGTTTATCTGAACGAAGCCGGGCGCAAGGCGCTGCTTAGGCGGCTCGAGGAGCGCTTTAGCCAGGAGGCCCAGCACCCCAAGGGCTTCCGCAAGCCCTACCAGGAACTCATCGAAACCCAGGCGGCCCGCCTCAAGGCGGCCATCCTGGGCCGCGAACCCTACACCCCCTTCTACCTTTGGAGGTAA
- the cas2 gene encoding CRISPR-associated endonuclease Cas2: MPDERFYTIAYDIPDDGRRVKVANVLKSFGERVQLSVFECWLAPGQLQQLKQLL; the protein is encoded by the coding sequence ATGCCCGACGAACGCTTCTACACCATTGCCTACGACATCCCCGACGATGGCCGCCGGGTCAAGGTGGCCAACGTGCTCAAGAGCTTTGGCGAGCGGGTACAGCTTTCGGTGTTCGAGTGCTGGCTGGCCCCAGGGCAGCTCCAGCAGCTCAAGCAGCTTTTGTAA
- a CDS encoding PIN domain-containing protein, whose amino-acid sequence MKVVLDTNVLIAAILTRGRAHHLVVDLGLEGKRFENVTSQDQIEEFKRVIQKKFPKVKNKVLIGRFIRQFKQAS is encoded by the coding sequence TTGAAAGTTGTTTTGGACACCAATGTTTTGATAGCGGCCATCCTGACCCGTGGTAGAGCACATCATCTGGTGGTTGATCTGGGGCTAGAGGGAAAGCGCTTTGAAAATGTGACCTCCCAAGACCAAATCGAAGAATTCAAGCGGGTAATTCAAAAAAAGTTTCCCAAAGTTAAAAACAAAGTGCTTATCGGTCGGTTTATACGGCAGTTCAAACAAGCCTCGTAG
- a CDS encoding TIGR02710 family CRISPR-associated CARF protein encodes MQEQLNTVLILGVGQTLEPLEFALTEHTPQGVIFIASQDSQVVSAELIQRYGEALRFHTLLLDDPEDLGEVFRKGRLALQKALEWEARAIVADITGGTKTMSAGLVLALTGQGVTFSYVGGQARDGQGRVKSGSERLRLLEDPTYRYGLREWEGFRRAWNQCDYQAAQAFLDALLARPLTPSEKRFYEHLKGITEGMLEWDLFYHKAAWQKLERHLEPTLTIAEAWGHGGKVRVLQELQQAQARLRAILDREGKPTFALLADLLANAQRRASRGRHDDALARLYRAVELAAEADLYERHQIVLSDPKSYPQAAQHLAQQIQRATGLKDRLSLAATIDGVLGQSQTLPQRLYAAYLGELGNLLQARHNSILAHGFTPVKQESWEKLYKSLQGLGLEAAPAWPTW; translated from the coding sequence GTGCAGGAGCAACTAAACACAGTTTTGATACTGGGGGTGGGGCAGACCCTGGAGCCCCTCGAGTTTGCCCTGACCGAGCACACCCCGCAGGGGGTGATTTTTATAGCCAGCCAGGATTCGCAGGTGGTGTCGGCAGAGCTTATCCAACGCTATGGGGAAGCGCTGCGCTTTCACACCCTGCTGCTCGACGACCCCGAAGACCTGGGCGAGGTGTTTCGCAAGGGGCGCTTGGCACTGCAAAAGGCCCTCGAGTGGGAGGCGCGGGCCATTGTGGCCGATATTACCGGGGGCACCAAAACCATGTCGGCGGGGCTGGTGCTGGCCCTTACCGGGCAGGGCGTTACCTTTAGCTACGTGGGCGGCCAGGCCCGCGACGGTCAGGGGCGGGTAAAAAGCGGCAGCGAGCGGCTGCGGCTGCTGGAAGACCCCACCTACCGCTACGGCCTGCGCGAGTGGGAGGGTTTCCGGCGGGCCTGGAACCAGTGCGACTACCAGGCCGCACAGGCGTTTCTGGACGCACTGCTGGCCCGGCCCCTGACCCCCTCCGAGAAGCGCTTTTACGAGCACCTGAAGGGGATTACCGAAGGCATGCTGGAGTGGGACTTGTTTTACCACAAGGCGGCCTGGCAGAAGCTGGAGAGACACCTCGAGCCCACCCTTACCATTGCCGAAGCCTGGGGGCACGGGGGCAAGGTGCGGGTGTTGCAGGAATTGCAGCAGGCCCAAGCCCGGCTGCGGGCCATCCTGGATCGGGAGGGCAAGCCCACCTTTGCCCTGCTGGCCGACCTTTTAGCCAACGCCCAGCGCCGGGCTTCCAGGGGCCGCCACGACGACGCGTTGGCCCGGCTGTACCGGGCGGTGGAGCTGGCCGCTGAGGCCGACCTGTACGAGCGGCACCAGATTGTGCTGAGCGACCCCAAAAGCTATCCGCAGGCAGCCCAGCACCTTGCTCAACAGATTCAGAGGGCCACCGGCCTCAAGGATCGGCTGTCCCTGGCGGCTACCATAGATGGGGTATTGGGGCAGTCCCAGACCCTACCCCAGCGGCTCTACGCGGCCTACCTGGGCGAGCTAGGGAACCTGCTCCAAGCGCGTCACAACAGCATTCTGGCTCATGGGTTTACCCCGGTGAAGCAGGAATCGTGGGAGAAACTTTATAAGTCCCTTCAGGGCTTGGGCCTCGAGGCCGCCCCCGCCTGGCCCACCTGGTAG
- a CDS encoding ABC transporter substrate-binding protein, with product MKRSFWLLLLALSFALLAPGLAQPFPRTLTDDLGRSITLKAAPQRIVALLPSVTETVCALNACGRLVGVDDYSDFPEQVKRLPKVGGLYNPNLEAILALKPDLVIVSVYGKLHEGLERAGVASFAVKPETYDDIFRTTRLLGRVLGLEAQAERLVAQIQREVYAVESRAAKAAQRPTVYYEIDPTPYTVGPESFIGVLITKARGQNIVPRELGLFPQISPELVVQKNPAVIVLTHPGAADLPKRPGWAGVAAIRNQRICTFTGQQDNLLSRPGPRVAQGLQLLVGCFHPELRR from the coding sequence ATGAAGAGATCTTTCTGGCTTTTGCTTCTGGCTTTAAGCTTTGCGCTACTGGCCCCTGGCCTGGCCCAGCCGTTCCCGCGTACCCTGACCGACGACCTGGGCCGCAGCATAACCCTCAAAGCCGCGCCCCAACGCATTGTGGCCCTGCTGCCCTCGGTCACCGAGACGGTGTGCGCCCTGAATGCCTGTGGGCGGCTGGTGGGGGTGGACGACTACTCCGATTTTCCCGAGCAGGTCAAGCGGCTGCCCAAGGTGGGGGGGCTGTATAACCCCAACCTCGAGGCCATCCTGGCCCTCAAGCCCGACCTGGTGATCGTCTCAGTCTACGGCAAGCTGCACGAGGGGCTCGAGCGGGCCGGGGTCGCCAGCTTTGCCGTCAAGCCCGAGACCTACGACGACATCTTCCGCACCACCCGCCTGCTGGGCCGGGTGCTGGGCCTGGAGGCCCAGGCCGAGCGGCTGGTCGCGCAAATTCAACGTGAGGTGTACGCGGTGGAGAGCCGCGCCGCCAAGGCCGCCCAGCGCCCCACGGTCTACTACGAGATTGACCCCACGCCCTACACGGTGGGGCCCGAGTCCTTCATCGGCGTGCTGATTACCAAGGCCCGCGGCCAGAACATCGTCCCCAGGGAGCTGGGGCTCTTCCCTCAGATCAGCCCCGAGCTGGTGGTGCAGAAGAACCCCGCCGTTATCGTGCTGACCCATCCAGGGGCCGCCGACCTACCCAAGCGGCCTGGCTGGGCAGGGGTGGCGGCCATCCGCAACCAGCGCATCTGCACCTTTACCGGTCAGCAGGATAACCTGCTTTCGCGCCCCGGCCCGCGGGTGGCCCAGGGTCTGCAACTGCTGGTGGGCTGCTTCCACCCAGAACTGCGCCGCTAG
- a CDS encoding FecCD family ABC transporter permease produces MAAGLLPRLSAFAALLVLLGLGGLLGLWYGAVQIPAQEVLRALLGWQDNPIITELRLPRVLGAILVGAALGLSGAAFQGLFRNPLADPYLMGSAAGAAFGVTLAVSLAGGLSGAFAQHAIFGFLPSSATWFGFLGAVGAVLLVLLLSGGASRTHDLILAGVVVGSILVGLTSYLMLQDADRVRAVFAYTLGNLAFISWQGVGSLAGYLLLTLPVFLLLGRTLNALTLGEETARSLGLPLEGLKLLLIGVCTLLTAAAVAQAGIIGFVGLVAPHVLRRLLGGDYRYLLPASALGGAVLLLWADLGARVLVAPAELPVGIVTTLLGGPFFLYLLWRERRRYG; encoded by the coding sequence GTGGCGGCGGGGCTTCTCCCGCGGCTGTCGGCTTTTGCTGCCCTGCTGGTGTTGCTGGGGCTGGGTGGGCTGCTGGGGCTCTGGTATGGGGCGGTGCAGATACCAGCCCAGGAGGTGCTGCGGGCCCTGCTGGGCTGGCAAGACAACCCCATCATCACCGAGCTGCGCCTGCCCAGGGTGCTGGGGGCCATCCTGGTGGGGGCCGCGCTGGGCCTCTCGGGGGCGGCTTTCCAGGGCCTGTTCCGTAACCCTTTGGCCGACCCCTACCTGATGGGTTCGGCGGCGGGGGCGGCCTTTGGGGTCACACTGGCAGTGAGCCTGGCCGGTGGCTTGAGCGGTGCATTTGCGCAACACGCCATCTTTGGCTTTCTGCCTTCCTCGGCCACCTGGTTTGGTTTTCTGGGTGCGGTGGGGGCGGTGCTGCTGGTGTTGCTGCTCTCCGGGGGGGCCAGCCGCACCCACGACCTGATTCTGGCCGGGGTGGTGGTGGGGAGCATACTGGTGGGCCTGACCAGCTACCTGATGCTGCAGGACGCCGACCGGGTGCGGGCGGTGTTCGCCTATACGCTGGGCAACCTGGCCTTCATAAGCTGGCAGGGGGTGGGGTCGCTGGCTGGCTATCTGCTCCTCACCTTGCCGGTTTTTTTGCTGCTGGGACGCACCCTCAACGCCCTCACCCTAGGCGAGGAGACCGCCCGCAGCCTGGGTCTGCCCTTGGAGGGCCTCAAGCTACTTCTGATTGGGGTCTGTACCCTGCTGACCGCTGCGGCGGTGGCCCAGGCGGGCATCATCGGCTTTGTGGGCCTGGTAGCCCCGCACGTGCTCCGGCGGCTCTTGGGGGGTGACTACCGCTACCTGCTACCGGCCTCGGCCCTGGGGGGGGCGGTGCTGCTGCTCTGGGCCGACCTGGGGGCGCGGGTGCTGGTGGCCCCGGCGGAGCTGCCGGTGGGCATCGTGACCACGCTGCTGGGGGGGCCTTTCTTTTTGTACCTGCTGTGGCGGGAGCGGAGGCGGTATGGCTAG
- a CDS encoding ABC transporter ATP-binding protein: MARLPHSDGVAIPRGLAAHNLGFSYRHKRVLEGLSLHLEPGEWLALLGPNGSGKSTLLRLLAGLVKPTEGAVYLEGRPLGSYSSWARGQAIAFLPQNGGYPEDLTVEEVVALGRTPHLGLLGRLGKADLEALEWALTQTQVAAFRHRRLPTLSGGERQRVLLARALAAQPRFLLLDEPTNHLDLHHQAEFLGLLAGLRSLGLGILTVLHDPNLAARADRVAFLLEGSLLALGHPAEVLNQPLLRRVYGPGVQVHRVKDRPVVLLEE, from the coding sequence ATGGCTAGGCTTCCCCATTCCGATGGTGTGGCAATTCCAAGGGGGCTGGCGGCCCATAACCTGGGCTTTTCGTACCGGCATAAAAGGGTGCTCGAGGGTCTTAGCCTGCACCTGGAGCCGGGGGAGTGGCTGGCTTTGCTGGGGCCCAACGGCTCGGGGAAGTCTACCCTGCTGCGCTTGCTGGCAGGGCTGGTGAAGCCCACCGAGGGGGCGGTGTACCTGGAGGGTCGGCCCCTGGGATCCTACTCGAGCTGGGCTCGAGGGCAGGCGATTGCCTTTCTGCCGCAAAACGGCGGCTACCCCGAGGATCTTACGGTAGAGGAGGTGGTGGCCCTGGGCCGCACCCCGCACCTGGGGCTTCTGGGCCGGCTGGGTAAGGCCGATCTGGAGGCGCTCGAGTGGGCCTTGACCCAGACCCAGGTGGCGGCCTTCCGTCACCGGCGGCTCCCCACCCTTTCCGGCGGTGAGCGCCAACGGGTACTCCTGGCCCGAGCGCTGGCCGCACAGCCCAGGTTTTTACTCCTGGACGAGCCCACCAACCACCTCGACCTGCATCACCAGGCCGAGTTTTTGGGCCTGCTGGCCGGTCTGCGTTCTCTGGGCTTGGGCATCCTTACGGTGCTGCACGACCCCAACCTGGCCGCTAGGGCCGACCGGGTGGCTTTCTTGCTGGAAGGCAGCCTGCTGGCCCTGGGCCATCCCGCCGAGGTGCTCAACCAGCCCTTGCTGCGCAGGGTGTACGGGCCAGGGGTGCAGGTGCACCGGGTGAAAGACCGACCGGTGGTGCTGTTGGAGGAGTAG
- a CDS encoding ABC transporter substrate-binding protein, whose translation MRVASLVPAATEILRFLGVEPVGVSHCCAVADKPVLTESILPKGLSQAEIDQRVRQAAQAGQSLYRVRTEVLQSLKPDLILTQGVCEVCAVGPSELRQAVDCLSFGVPTLSLQGTRLAHLWDDLRAVAAATGVSAEAGIEELQGRLERVRRAVAGRKRPRVAFVEWLEPPFLGGHWVPDLVEAAGGAPLGASPEAPSFRTTWEEIAALQPEVVLFSFCGYGLEAALRDLAGWANPLSGVECWALDSAYFCALTPQVVQGVEILAGILHPGAWPAPAPAEAVRR comes from the coding sequence ATGCGGGTAGCCAGCCTGGTGCCTGCGGCCACCGAGATTCTGCGCTTTTTGGGGGTGGAGCCGGTGGGGGTCTCGCACTGTTGCGCCGTGGCAGACAAGCCCGTGCTGACCGAGAGCATCCTACCCAAAGGACTTTCGCAAGCCGAGATAGATCAGCGGGTGCGTCAGGCCGCCCAGGCCGGCCAGAGCCTGTACCGGGTGCGCACGGAGGTGCTCCAGTCTCTGAAGCCCGATCTGATCCTGACCCAGGGGGTTTGCGAGGTGTGTGCGGTGGGGCCCAGCGAGCTGCGCCAGGCGGTGGACTGCCTATCCTTTGGGGTGCCCACCCTCAGCCTGCAGGGCACCCGGCTGGCCCATCTGTGGGACGATCTGCGGGCGGTGGCAGCAGCCACCGGGGTCTCGGCAGAGGCAGGGATTGAGGAGCTACAGGGCCGGCTCGAGCGGGTGCGGCGGGCTGTGGCTGGGCGAAAGCGGCCCCGCGTGGCCTTTGTGGAGTGGCTCGAGCCCCCCTTTTTAGGCGGCCACTGGGTGCCCGACCTGGTCGAGGCCGCCGGGGGCGCACCCTTGGGGGCCAGCCCCGAGGCGCCCAGCTTCCGCACCACCTGGGAGGAAATAGCCGCTTTGCAGCCCGAGGTGGTGCTGTTTTCCTTTTGCGGCTACGGGCTGGAAGCAGCTTTGCGGGATCTGGCGGGCTGGGCAAACCCCCTGTCCGGGGTGGAGTGCTGGGCCCTGGACTCGGCCTATTTTTGCGCCCTGACCCCCCAGGTGGTGCAGGGGGTGGAGATTCTGGCCGGGATTCTGCACCCCGGGGCCTGGCCAGCGCCCGCGCCCGCCGAGGCAGTGCGGAGGTGA
- a CDS encoding histidine phosphatase family protein, translated as MGELWLVRHGETTWNREGRLTGWSDVPLTALGEQQARALSSWLAAERFERVVASDLQRAIQTARLAYGEPQEVSAALRELEFGQLEGLRWAELPEAYKAALLAFDGFQAPGGESTAQLRRRVYGFFDRLPAGRHLVFTHGGVLRMVLRELDQDRFLPPCAVVGLDWAHKRVLFVRAPENGG; from the coding sequence GTGGGCGAGCTTTGGCTGGTGCGCCACGGGGAGACCACCTGGAACCGGGAGGGCCGGCTTACCGGCTGGAGCGATGTGCCGCTCACGGCTTTGGGGGAGCAGCAGGCCCGGGCGCTGTCGAGCTGGCTGGCCGCCGAACGCTTCGAGCGGGTGGTGGCCTCCGACCTGCAACGGGCCATCCAGACCGCCCGGCTGGCCTACGGCGAACCCCAGGAAGTCTCGGCGGCGCTGCGTGAGCTCGAGTTCGGCCAGCTTGAGGGCCTGCGGTGGGCCGAGCTGCCCGAGGCGTACAAAGCGGCGCTCCTGGCCTTTGATGGCTTCCAGGCGCCCGGGGGGGAGTCCACCGCCCAGTTGCGCCGTCGGGTGTACGGCTTCTTCGACCGCCTGCCGGCGGGCCGCCACCTGGTCTTCACCCACGGGGGGGTGCTGCGCATGGTGCTGCGGGAGCTGGATCAAGACCGCTTCCTGCCGCCCTGCGCGGTGGTGGGGCTGGACTGGGCGCACAAGCGGGTGCTCTTTGTGCGGGCGCCCGAGAACGGGGGTTGA
- the cobU gene encoding bifunctional adenosylcobinamide kinase/adenosylcobinamide-phosphate guanylyltransferase, with amino-acid sequence MQKHLVLITGGARAGKSRFAQAQAQALGQAQVSFIATAEPLDGEMRQRIAKHRAERPPAWETLEAPLEVPQALQQARHGVVLLDCLTLWVSNLMLAGLEVLPALERLLAVWAQSDKTLLVVTNEVGLGIVPENPLARRYRDLLGAANARVAQEAHRVYLLVAGIPLQIK; translated from the coding sequence ATGCAGAAGCATCTGGTGCTTATCACGGGGGGGGCCAGGGCCGGCAAGAGCCGCTTTGCCCAGGCCCAGGCCCAGGCCCTGGGGCAGGCGCAGGTGAGCTTTATCGCTACAGCGGAGCCGCTGGACGGGGAGATGCGCCAGCGCATCGCCAAGCACCGGGCCGAGCGCCCCCCCGCCTGGGAAACCCTGGAAGCCCCGCTCGAGGTGCCCCAGGCCCTGCAGCAGGCCCGGCATGGGGTGGTGCTGCTGGACTGCCTGACCTTGTGGGTCTCCAACCTGATGCTGGCCGGGCTCGAGGTGCTGCCCGCGCTCGAGCGCCTGTTGGCGGTTTGGGCCCAGAGCGACAAGACCCTGCTGGTGGTCACCAACGAGGTGGGCCTGGGCATCGTGCCCGAGAACCCCCTGGCTCGGCGCTACCGCGATCTGCTGGGGGCGGCCAACGCCCGTGTCGCCCAGGAGGCCCACCGGGTCTACCTGCTGGTGGCCGGTATCCCGCTACAAATCAAATAG
- the cobT gene encoding nicotinate-nucleotide--dimethylbenzimidazole phosphoribosyltransferase yields the protein MLHFKIQPIAQEWLAQARAHQDQLTKPPGSLGYLEELGVRLAAIQQTLRPTLGKGAVIVCAADHGVTAEGVSAYPSEVTAQMLLNFRAGGAAINQIARAADAQVYVLDVGINSPTPSPERVRSGTGNIAREAAMTRAEAEQAIQVGAEAARRAIAEGATILAAGDMGIGNTTAAAALTAALLGLEARAVTGRGTGVDAARYQNKVQVVATALRRAQARLGELTKAGPLEVLAELGGLEIAAVAGVFLAGAEAGLPLVTDGFPVTAGALLACRINPNVRDYLFAGHRSLEPGHSRQLEALGLRPVLELDMRLGEGTGAVLSFPILRAAASVMAGMATFAQAGVSQTGGL from the coding sequence ATGCTTCACTTCAAGATCCAACCCATTGCTCAAGAATGGCTGGCCCAGGCCCGCGCCCACCAGGATCAGCTCACCAAGCCGCCCGGCTCCCTGGGGTATCTGGAGGAACTGGGGGTTCGCCTGGCCGCCATCCAGCAGACCCTGCGCCCCACGCTGGGCAAGGGCGCCGTGATCGTCTGCGCCGCCGACCATGGCGTGACCGCCGAGGGCGTCTCGGCCTACCCATCCGAGGTGACCGCCCAGATGCTGCTGAACTTTCGGGCGGGGGGCGCGGCCATTAATCAAATTGCCCGAGCCGCCGACGCCCAGGTTTACGTGCTCGACGTGGGTATCAACTCCCCCACTCCGTCGCCGGAGCGGGTGCGCTCGGGCACCGGCAACATCGCCCGGGAGGCCGCCATGACCCGCGCCGAAGCCGAGCAGGCCATCCAGGTCGGGGCCGAGGCCGCCCGCCGGGCCATCGCCGAGGGCGCTACCATTCTGGCCGCCGGCGATATGGGCATCGGCAATACCACCGCCGCGGCAGCCCTCACGGCGGCTTTGCTGGGCCTGGAGGCCAGGGCGGTGACCGGGCGCGGTACCGGGGTGGATGCGGCCCGCTACCAAAACAAGGTGCAGGTTGTGGCTACGGCGCTGCGCCGGGCCCAGGCTCGTTTGGGTGAGCTTACTAAAGCCGGGCCGCTCGAGGTACTGGCCGAGCTGGGGGGGCTGGAAATCGCGGCGGTAGCGGGGGTGTTTCTGGCCGGGGCCGAGGCCGGCCTGCCCCTGGTGACCGACGGCTTCCCGGTGACGGCAGGGGCGCTGCTGGCTTGTCGGATCAATCCGAACGTGCGCGATTACCTCTTTGCTGGACACCGCTCGCTGGAGCCGGGGCACAGCAGGCAGCTAGAGGCCCTAGGGCTCAGGCCCGTCCTCGAGCTGGATATGCGCCTGGGCGAGGGCACCGGGGCGGTTTTGAGCTTTCCCATCCTGCGGGCGGCGGCCTCGGTAATGGCAGGCATGGCTACCTTTGCCCAGGCCGGGGTGTCGCAGACTGGGGGATTGTAG
- a CDS encoding DUF5522 domain-containing protein yields MARAELKENVDYYIENGLYVFTADYHRRRGYCCGSRCRHCPYPKEIQAQTVQLRLEGRPIKTKEEFEARFGAVLVQP; encoded by the coding sequence ATGGCCAGAGCAGAGCTCAAAGAAAACGTGGATTACTACATCGAAAATGGTCTCTACGTTTTCACCGCAGACTACCACCGGCGGCGCGGCTACTGTTGCGGCTCCAGGTGCCGCCACTGTCCTTACCCTAAAGAGATTCAGGCCCAGACCGTGCAACTGCGGCTCGAGGGCCGTCCCATCAAAACCAAAGAAGAGTTCGAGGCGCGTTTTGGGGCGGTTCTGGTACAACCTTAA
- a CDS encoding adenosylcobinamide-GDP ribazoletransferase: MRPFWLAVGFLTTFPVPNLGEVKDGEMKAASAFYPLAGYLIGGVLALVAWLTAALPDGLQGALLLAAWLACTGMLHLDGLLDSADALLSMKPPAERLRILGDVHMGSFAFGVGFVVLLLKWQLLASSPSPWLLLCLPALVRFALLLPMNLFPAARKEGLGVRSREGRIFPALLFALPAIYFFPWVALAVVAAMLLLASWAARRLGGGLSGDVYGALVEIGEVAGLLVGVWWIKYEM; this comes from the coding sequence GTGCGCCCTTTCTGGCTGGCTGTAGGCTTTCTAACCACGTTTCCCGTGCCCAACCTGGGCGAGGTCAAAGACGGCGAAATGAAGGCCGCCTCGGCTTTCTACCCCCTGGCGGGCTACCTGATTGGCGGGGTGCTGGCGCTGGTGGCGTGGCTGACCGCTGCCCTGCCCGACGGTCTGCAAGGGGCCCTCCTGCTGGCGGCCTGGCTGGCCTGCACCGGCATGCTCCACCTGGACGGCCTGCTGGACTCCGCCGACGCCCTGCTCTCCATGAAGCCCCCCGCCGAGCGCCTGCGCATCCTGGGCGATGTGCACATGGGCAGCTTTGCCTTTGGGGTGGGGTTTGTGGTGCTGCTCCTGAAGTGGCAGTTGCTGGCCTCGAGCCCCTCGCCCTGGCTGCTTTTGTGCCTGCCCGCCCTGGTGCGCTTTGCTTTGCTCCTGCCCATGAACCTCTTTCCGGCGGCCCGCAAGGAGGGCCTGGGGGTCCGCAGCCGTGAGGGGCGAATCTTCCCGGCCTTGCTGTTTGCCCTGCCAGCCATCTACTTCTTCCCCTGGGTTGCGCTGGCCGTGGTTGCGGCGATGCTACTGCTGGCCTCCTGGGCTGCCAGAAGGCTGGGGGGTGGGCTTTCCGGCGATGTGTACGGGGCGCTGGTGGAGATAGGGGAGGTGGCGGGCTTGTTGGTGGGGGTGTGGTGGATTAAGTACGAAATGTAA
- a CDS encoding FAD-dependent oxidoreductase: MKLATSLDIRLGAVVETLEWGPFGVKALTTDGRIFLADQAVIAVPLGVLKAGKIRFVPELPEAKQEALHRLGLTDAVKLFFLFDGPVFPPGIVELYVPGHSPDEWWSSAAGHGVNFEILTALATGPKARELLALPEEEALQSALQTLRQALGRPDLTPRRARLAHWQDDPYTLGAYSKASVGASQARRILAQPVGNRLFFAGEHTASNAWAATVHGAYASGRRAAREVLQARALTYSIPRSETLRPALPLGA; the protein is encoded by the coding sequence ATAAAACTTGCGACCTCACTGGACATCCGGCTGGGGGCCGTGGTGGAGACGCTCGAGTGGGGCCCTTTTGGCGTCAAGGCCCTCACCACCGACGGGCGGATCTTCCTGGCCGACCAGGCCGTGATCGCCGTGCCGCTGGGCGTGCTGAAAGCCGGCAAGATTCGTTTTGTGCCCGAGCTGCCCGAGGCCAAGCAAGAAGCGCTGCACCGCTTAGGCCTCACCGATGCGGTTAAGCTCTTCTTTTTGTTCGATGGGCCGGTCTTCCCGCCCGGCATTGTGGAGCTCTACGTGCCCGGCCACAGCCCCGACGAGTGGTGGAGCAGCGCTGCTGGCCACGGCGTAAACTTCGAGATTCTGACCGCCCTGGCCACCGGCCCCAAAGCCCGTGAGCTCCTAGCCCTGCCCGAGGAAGAGGCCCTGCAAAGCGCCCTGCAAACCCTGCGCCAGGCCTTAGGCCGCCCCGACCTCACCCCCCGCCGGGCCCGGCTGGCCCACTGGCAGGACGACCCCTACACCCTGGGGGCCTACTCCAAGGCCAGCGTGGGGGCCTCCCAGGCCCGCCGCATCCTGGCCCAGCCGGTGGGCAACCGGCTCTTCTTTGCCGGCGAGCACACCGCCTCCAACGCCTGGGCCGCCACCGTGCACGGGGCCTATGCCAGCGGACGGCGGGCCGCCCGCGAAGTCCTGCAAGCCCGCGCGCTCACCTATTCGATCCCCCGCTCCGAAACCCTGCGACCCGCCCTGCCCTTGGGGGCATGA